Proteins encoded within one genomic window of Candidatus Hydrogenedentota bacterium:
- a CDS encoding tetratricopeptide repeat protein — translation MARTPAPSRFPDLRRHLAILAILMVLGLAAYVRVTGFEFLQFDDNEIVCGNEHVTAGLTWPGIVWAWMHPHFGIWMPLTSMSHMLDAQLFGDWAGGHHLTNLLLHLANVAVLYFALSALTGSPWRSMWVAALFAVHPFGAGVAGWVSSRKELTWALCFFLALWAYARYARKPAPGHYVLVLVSMALGVLCKPMIMTLPCVLLLLDWWPLGRWRGDTIEQLWARALALILEKAPMFLLSVAAAAAAVWGQRDVHAVTLYGDVSLGVNAANAAVSYARYLFHAVWPVWLSGHYPHLGEALTPLLAAGAALLLLAITAAVLALFRRAPCLLVGWFWFLGTLLPVIGLVQYANASMADRYAYVPVIGLFIMAGWGVPHLQFRQPPEAALPGRHGARRKDRKTRPAQDSRGMLTGGLAVVSILALAPLGWWQAGYWHDTERLFARALEVTKDNALAHTNLGMVRLTQQRCEDAVAHYREAARIEPRNFLWQYNLGSALLVCDRPAQAVLALQQAVRGNPEHAPSLSNLGTALLDLGRPREALRYLKNAVRLDPAHVNARINYARALRRTGNPAAAAAELEEALRLDPANTAARQELNVLRGAGQRQE, via the coding sequence GTGGCGAGGACACCCGCTCCCAGCCGTTTCCCGGACCTGCGCCGGCACCTGGCGATCCTGGCCATCCTCATGGTGCTGGGATTGGCCGCATACGTCCGCGTGACGGGATTTGAATTCCTGCAATTCGACGACAACGAGATCGTTTGCGGGAATGAACACGTGACCGCGGGCCTGACGTGGCCGGGCATTGTGTGGGCGTGGATGCATCCCCATTTCGGCATCTGGATGCCGCTCACGTCGATGAGCCACATGCTGGATGCGCAGCTCTTCGGCGATTGGGCGGGCGGACACCACCTGACGAACCTGCTGTTGCATTTGGCGAATGTCGCGGTGCTGTATTTCGCGCTGTCCGCGCTGACGGGCAGCCCGTGGCGCAGCATGTGGGTCGCGGCGCTGTTCGCGGTGCACCCGTTTGGCGCGGGAGTGGCGGGCTGGGTGTCGAGCCGGAAAGAACTGACCTGGGCTCTGTGCTTCTTTCTCGCTTTGTGGGCCTACGCGCGGTATGCGCGGAAACCGGCGCCCGGACACTATGTGCTCGTATTGGTCTCGATGGCGCTCGGCGTGCTCTGCAAACCGATGATCATGACGCTGCCCTGCGTGTTGCTCCTGCTCGACTGGTGGCCGCTCGGACGCTGGCGGGGAGACACGATTGAACAGCTATGGGCACGGGCCCTTGCGTTGATCCTGGAAAAAGCGCCCATGTTCTTGCTGAGCGTGGCGGCGGCGGCGGCAGCGGTCTGGGGGCAACGAGATGTGCATGCGGTCACGTTGTACGGCGATGTCTCTCTGGGCGTGAACGCGGCGAACGCGGCGGTCAGTTACGCGCGGTACCTCTTTCACGCGGTCTGGCCCGTCTGGCTCTCGGGCCACTATCCGCACTTGGGCGAAGCGCTCACACCGCTGCTGGCCGCGGGCGCGGCGCTGTTGCTGCTCGCGATAACGGCGGCGGTATTGGCGTTGTTCCGCCGCGCGCCCTGCCTGCTTGTGGGCTGGTTCTGGTTTCTCGGGACGCTTCTCCCGGTAATCGGCCTGGTCCAGTATGCCAACGCCTCAATGGCGGACCGCTATGCCTATGTGCCGGTTATCGGGTTGTTTATCATGGCGGGTTGGGGCGTGCCGCACCTCCAGTTCAGACAACCGCCGGAGGCCGCGCTCCCCGGCAGGCATGGCGCACGCAGGAAAGACCGAAAGACGCGGCCCGCCCAGGACTCGCGCGGCATGCTGACAGGGGGCTTGGCTGTTGTGTCGATTCTGGCTCTTGCGCCCTTGGGCTGGTGGCAAGCGGGTTACTGGCACGACACGGAGCGCCTGTTCGCGCGCGCGCTGGAAGTCACGAAAGACAACGCGCTCGCCCACACGAATCTGGGCATGGTGCGCCTCACGCAGCAGCGCTGCGAGGACGCCGTCGCGCATTATCGTGAAGCGGCGCGCATCGAGCCGCGCAATTTCCTCTGGCAATACAATCTCGGCAGCGCACTTCTCGTCTGCGACCGCCCCGCGCAGGCGGTGCTCGCACTGCAGCAGGCCGTCAGGGGCAACCCGGAACATGCCCCGTCGCTCTCAAACCTGGGGACGGCCCTGCTCGACCTGGGGCGCCCGCGGGAGGCGCTCCGCTATCTCAAAAACGCTGTCCGCCTGGACCCTGCGCACGTGAACGCCCGAATCAACTACGCCCGCGCTTTGCGCAGGACGGGTAACCCGGC
- a CDS encoding cellulase family glycosylhydrolase: MQRREFLKTSATVMAGAAWASAVSAQPETPLHKRLPRWRGFNLLEKFWVPGNKPFVEEDFAWIAELGFDFVRLPMSYHCWAKPGDWYTLNEAELKEIDAAVAYGQKHGIHVCLNFHRAPGYCVGGDPEPVSLWDNEEAQRAFAFHWGHFAKRHQGIPGAALSFNLVNEPGKITESVYVNVMKRAIEAIREHDPERLIICDGMFWGREPVDGLVPLGVAQSTRGYDPMPLTHYRASWVQESERWPLPTWPLRESEHVVWDKERLREKRFQKWRELAASGVGVHVGECGAFRHTPHGVVLAWLRDCLELWQEAGMGWALWNFRGPFGILDSQREDAICEDWRGHKLDRAMLALLQSK, encoded by the coding sequence ATGCAGCGTCGCGAGTTCCTGAAGACATCGGCGACCGTTATGGCGGGCGCTGCGTGGGCGTCCGCCGTATCCGCGCAGCCGGAAACGCCGCTTCACAAGCGGCTGCCGCGCTGGCGCGGCTTCAACCTGCTCGAGAAGTTCTGGGTGCCCGGCAACAAGCCGTTTGTTGAGGAGGATTTCGCGTGGATTGCCGAACTGGGCTTTGACTTTGTGCGCTTGCCGATGTCCTACCATTGCTGGGCGAAACCCGGCGATTGGTACACGCTGAATGAAGCGGAATTGAAAGAGATTGACGCCGCCGTCGCTTATGGGCAGAAACACGGCATCCACGTGTGCCTGAATTTTCACCGTGCGCCGGGCTACTGCGTCGGCGGCGATCCCGAACCGGTCTCGCTCTGGGACAACGAGGAGGCTCAGCGCGCGTTTGCGTTCCACTGGGGCCACTTCGCCAAGCGGCATCAGGGCATTCCCGGCGCCGCGCTCAGTTTCAACCTTGTCAATGAGCCCGGCAAGATTACCGAGTCCGTCTACGTGAACGTGATGAAGCGCGCCATCGAGGCTATCCGCGAGCACGACCCGGAACGCTTGATCATCTGCGACGGGATGTTCTGGGGGCGCGAACCGGTCGACGGGCTGGTCCCGCTGGGCGTCGCGCAGAGCACGCGCGGTTACGACCCCATGCCGCTGACGCACTACCGGGCGTCGTGGGTCCAGGAATCGGAGCGCTGGCCTCTGCCCACATGGCCGCTGCGGGAAAGCGAACACGTGGTCTGGGACAAGGAACGCCTGCGCGAAAAACGCTTCCAGAAATGGCGGGAACTGGCGGCAAGCGGCGTGGGTGTGCATGTGGGCGAATGCGGCGCGTTCCGGCATACGCCGCACGGCGTCGTGCTGGCGTGGCTGCGCGATTGTCTCGAACTCTGGCAGGAAGCGGGCATGGGCTGGGCATTGTGGAATTTCCGCGGCCCCTTCGGCATCCTCGATTCGCAGCGTGAAGACGCGATATGCGAAGACTGGCGCGGCCACAAG